One Gossypium hirsutum isolate 1008001.06 chromosome A11, Gossypium_hirsutum_v2.1, whole genome shotgun sequence genomic window carries:
- the LOC107924670 gene encoding 3-ketoacyl CoA thiolase 1, peroxisomal, producing MEKAINRQQVLLNHLQPSSQSHQSPAAILFPSNCAAGDSAAYHRTAAFGDDVVIVAACRTAICKAKRGGFKDTLADDLLAPVLKAVIDRTKLNPSEVGDIVVGTVLAPGSQRASECRMAAFYAGFPDTVPIRTVNRQCSSGLQAVADVAACIKAGFYDIGIGAGLESMTTNGSAPDQSKVNPKVESFAQARDCLLPMGITSENVAQRYGVTRQEQDQAAVESHRRAAAATASGKFKEEIVPVSTKIVDPKTREEKAVTISVDDGIRPDTNMAGLAKLKPAFKKDGTTTAGNASQVSDGAGAVLLMKRSLALQKGLPILGVFRSFAAVGVDPAVMGIGPAVAIPAAVKSAGLEIDDIDLFEINEAFASQFVYSCKKLGLDREKVNVNGGAIALGHPLGVTGARCVGTLLYEMKRRGKDCRFGVISMCIGTGMGAAAVFERGDCVDELCNARVVNN from the exons ATGGAGAAAGCAATCAACAGACAACAAGTTTTGCTTAATCATTTACAACCCTCTTCTCAGTCTCATCAATCACCTGCTGCTATTCTATTT CCTTCCAACTGCGCGGCGGGGGATAGCGCTGCTTATCACCGGACGGCTGCTTTTGGGGATGATGTTGTGATTGTTGC GGCATGTCGCACTGCAATTTGCAAAGCAAAGCGTGGAGGCTTCAAAGATACACTTGCAGATGATTTGCTTGCCCCTGTTTTAAAG GCTGTGATTGATAGAACAAAGCTGAACCCAAGTGAAGTGGGGGATATAGTTGTTGGTACAGTGTTGGCACCTGGTTCACAAAGAGCATCGGAGTGTAGGATGGCAGCATTCTATGCTGGTTTCCCTG ATACGGTGCCTATTAGAACTGTCAACAGGCAATGTTCATCGGGCCTGCAAGCAGTTGCCGATGTTGCTGCTTGCATAAAAGCAGGATTTTATGATATTG GCATTGGTGCTGGACTTGAGAGCATGACAACTAATGGTAGTGCTCCTGATCAAAGCAAAGTTAACCCGAAG GTAGAGAGCTTTGCCCAAGCCCGGGATTGTCTTCTTCCTATGGGCATTACTTCCGAAAATGTCGCACAACGCTATGGTGTGACACGGCAAGAGCAAGACCAGGCTGCT GTCGAATCTCATAGACGTGCTGCTGCTGCAACAGCATCTGGTAAATTCAAAGAAGAAATTGTCCCTGTATCCACGAAG ATTGTGGATCCTAAAACTAGAGAAGAGAAGGCAGTCACAATTTCGGTGGATGATGGTATCCGCCCAGACACAAACATGGCTGGTCTAGCCAAGTTAAAGCCTGCATTTAAGAAGGATGGAACCACAACTGCTG GAAATGCTAGCCAAGTGAGTGATGGTGCAGGAGCGGTCCTACTTATGAAGCGAAGTTTGGCGCTGCAAAAAGGACTTCCAATCCTTGGTGTTTTCAG AAGCTTTGCTGCTGTTGGTGTAGATCCTGCTGTGATGGGCATCGGTCCTGCTGTTGCTATACCAGCTGCAGTCAAGTCTGCAGGTCTTGAGATTGATGATATAGACTTGTTTGAGATCAATGAG gCATTTGCATCTCAGTTCGTATACTCTTGTAAGAAACTGGGGCTTGATCGTGAAAAGGTCAACGTTAATGGAGGTGCAATAGCCCTTGGGCATCCTTTGGGTGTTACAg GTGCTCGCTGTGTTGGAACTCTGTTGTACGAGATGAAGCGTCGTGGGAAGGACTGTCGCTTTGGAGTGATCTCAATGTGCATAG GAACTGGAATGGGGGCAGCAGCTGTTTTTGAAAGGGGAGACTGTGTTGATGAACTCTGCAATGCTCGAGTTGTCAACAACTAA